The sequence below is a genomic window from Ipomoea triloba cultivar NCNSP0323 chromosome 2, ASM357664v1.
AAATTCAACTTCTCCCAAACCAATAGATGGTGCTGGAGATATACAAACTTGATGATCAGTTATATTGACTCTCCAAGTTTACTTCTTCATAAAACAATGCTCGAGCCACTGTATTCTTGAATATGTTGGTGCGACCAACTACTACTACGTAGTGTGATAGCACTTTTGTCCTGATGGCACTTTTGTCCAGCACTTTTGAAGGAACTCATCCATATTCTTGAATATGTTTGTGCGATAGCACTTTTGTCCTGAGTGgactaggcgaccgcctagggcTCATGCTTGAAGGAACTCTACTATCTTTTGATATTCTCTTTGTGGAAGAGGAATGTGAGAGATTAAATTTCTGGTGGAAAAACAACACTGGAATTCGAAGATCTGCATTAATGATGGTGGTTTCTACTATCTTAATTCTCTTTGTAGAAGAGGAATGTGAGAGATTAAATTTCTGGTGGAAAAACAACACTGGGATTTGAAGATCTGCATTAACAGTGGTGGTTTGATGTTACTGCcattgtataattataatacaaGATGGTAGTCCGATAAGCCGAGAATCTAACACCTAATCAAATACAGCACATGATAATGGATTCTATGGTAGAAATATGGTGTcatgattatttttgtattaaaaaattgttgACTAATCTTATTTCTGTTATAAGCCAATCGGAAATATATCAATGATGATTTTTACTTACATAACTCATCCCTATATCTGGTGCCATACATTCGTTCTTCAAACGAAAACATTTTCCTCTATAAACCATAAAAGAAGTTAAGTGAATCAACAATATCAAACAAGCCGCAAAGAGATGCAAATTTTCAAGCAGcaacaaataaatcaattatTCAAAGAGCTCACAACAAAATGTTGTAGGACactaagtaatatatacatgtcAACTGCTAACATTGGTTCACCATCTATTATTTACAATACTGAAGGCGCATTCTGCGTCCACAATAGACCACTATACCTATCCTTCTATACATAAATCCACCCACCATATTCACACTTTCAGAACCCTCCCACGAAGAAAACGAAATAGATCATCAACACTCAACAAGTTCCACAACAGAACACATCATTCAACTGCATCACCTGAAAAGTTCAATATCAAAACGAAAActcttgttgagttgtttgGCAAACATACCGAGCATCCCAACACAACAAGAACATCATTCATAATCCTTTTCGACCTCCTTACCTACCATTGTCTACTACTATGGAAGAATCAAGAATGGATGGCGAGTCAAGTGCTTTAACAACGCATATTATGTGTGCCCACACAACTCTCAGATTCAGATGGCACAAGTTTATGCAATTATTCTAGCCCAACAAATGGCTGCAAAATCTTATACTATGCTATACTGTGCGTTGCATCAGCATTTATTAGGTGGGTGCATAAACAATTACAATGGACTGCCAAGTGTTACACATAATCAGAGAAGAGCAGAGTGGCGAGTGGGGGATGGCTATTATCTATAAGCTGAGtggttgaaaaaataaaataaaataaaaatatcatggaATATATGAGTTTGCTCATCTATTTTTCCTATCAGGCATGAAATGGAAAtgtctatatctatactataaatGTCATTTAAGAAAGCTAGACTAAACAAATCTGACGCTTATCAGCCTTTCCTATCAGGCATGAGACGGTAATGACTATATAAAAAGATGCACACTATAAACAGCATTCAAGAAAGACTGAAGAAATCTGGTGAAAACAAATGAAGGGCAATAACTGTATGACTAAATTCCACGTTACACATCATTTAGTGAGGACTATAGTGTATTACCTTCAGTCAAACTCTTCAACTTCACCTTCAAAATGATTCTTCCTTTTCAGTCCATCTATGTCATTATTTACAAACTTAGCTTGGGTCTCCTTCGTGGAGATCTGACTATTATTTACAAACCCTAGCTGAGTGTTTGCTTTAGGGCTGTCACTATTATATACAATGTCCTTAGTTGTTGTTTCTGGTGCCATCCAGCAACCATTGCTTCCATTTTCTTCTATTCCATTATATGGTTCAATGCATCCATTAGTCGTGCAGTGAGGATAACCAAGATTACTATTCATAGGATTGTCTTTCCCAGATACCTCAGACCTTTGAATATGCAATAGTTGATCATTGTTGCCAGACATCCTAAATGAGATGATGAACATCATACTTCAGAAGTAATTTAGGTCTCCACTTGCAAAAATAATCagataaaaaaagaaattggcCAAGAAATCAGGAATTGTATTCTCCACACATAGCAAGGCAAGCACATGGTTACTTTTTCTGTGCAAGGAAAAATAGGATATTCACAAATGAATaattcaatcctaactctaggAGCTGCAAACAAATAATGAATTACCTTTGTTGCTGTATCTTGGGAGCTTGAAGATAATTATAAACTGGAACTAGATCCTTAGACCTGGCTTCAACTGTACGCGTGGGAATCCTTTCAATCTCAATCTCTCCTCCACAAGCGCCATCGGCATCCATGCTAATGTCATTGAACAAAATGGACTGAAAGTATATCTACCAAAGCAATTATACAAGAATTCATGAGGATTGCCAAATACAAGGACAGAAATAAGAATTCTGAAATAAATagtcaaaaaattcaaaaatttcaaaCTACCTCGGGTCTTGCCCACAATGGAGTCACAGGTTGATGCATGTGCAGCTCTGCTTCTGATATATACATATGCTGTCTTTCCTCAGAACTAACTTTTCCTTTGACCTTGTCAATAGTCTCATgatattttccattttcccGCCTCATTCCTTCAGGAAATATTTTACTGCTATCCGAATTTCCAAAGTCTCCATATATATCAACATTGTCTTCTCTTTCTTTATGATTTAGTTTCTGGCATATATTCCACTTTTGGATTGCCTCTacaattaattttgtttcaGGCTCAACACCTGGCTCACAAGTGGTGCTTAGAGAAGGTGAAGCTGCAATAGAATCCATCCCAGGAGAGGCACGCAATGCATACTGTGTCAGACAACCTGATGCAGAAAAAACCAACAAGCAGTAATTTGAAACCAAAAGGCTAGGATCAAAACTATGATTGTTGCTCTTGCAGTAAAGAAAGGCAGAAGCAATGGCCATGGAGAGAGAGCTTGTCCTCCCAGTTGCAGCTGCAGCAGCACCACTCACAGTGTTTTTCCAACCATTGTTTCCGCTCCTTATTCTACCAACAACCGAAAGGGTAACTGGTGGCCCGGACTCGCAGATAACTTGATCATTAAGCTCCTGAACTCCAGATGGTGGCCAGTGACCTGAAGTTTTTGCCATCACGCAAGACCCATTATTCCTGGCACTTAGATAAGCATCAGAAGATTGAAAACTAACTGATCCTCCGGAAGGAGATATTGCGAAAAGATGGTTTGTCCCTCTTGACGAACTAATCATGATCCATCGGCTATCACAACTAAAACTAATGTCCTGTATAACCTGTGAAGAAGTATGATAACAAGGACCTGATTACCCCAGTCAAAATCCCTATTGAAATGTGATATAGGAAGAGAATAATTTACTACACTTACTGCATCTGTTATGCCACGCTGTAGCCTATAAAGATGAACATAAGATGCTTGATTGGCTCCAGAATTTTTTAAGAGTGAAGGAATTATCCGGAAAACATTGATATTGTGACCATGAACTGAAGCAGTGACCAGAAGAATTCCACTTGGATCAAAACACAATGATGAAATGGGACTCTTGTGGGCCCTAAACTGTGTAACAAGATCTTTACTGACAATGTCTCGGACAAGTACCTAAGGACAAAGTGGAGTTACTACCTAGAAAAAACAGCAAATTTCAAAATCCAACTTTTTTACTTTgtatgtttaaattttaaatcaaattttataaacaaaatagaTGTAACTGTGTAATCAGTAAAAAGCAGATCAACACAGTAGTTGTTGTTTTGTGCATGTCTGATTAGTTAAAAGTAGCAAAGCTATAGTCAAAAGCAATACCATCCCAACACTTTCTGCTTCAGGCAAATGACCATTAGTAAATCCCTGAATCTTCAGGTGAGCACCCCCTGCTTGAGAACCATTACCATCTGGTCGCAATTCAGAGTAGTATCTAGAAAGCTTCTTATATCCCATGTCCCCTAGAGTAACTATTCCAGCGGCTAACTGCTTGCTTGATTCCTTTGCATAATGTGCAACCAGGCTGCCATTTGCTCCCCAAGTAGGGAAACTAGCAGAAGGTGTGAGATGTTGTGGATTGACACGACCACAATTTGACACAGCAACTGGATTTCCGGTATAAGCCATCCACCTGGGACCAACAGCAAGAGGCCCAAAGCCCATGTTTCCAGATCCAGAATAGCCCGT
It includes:
- the LOC116008099 gene encoding autophagy-related protein 18f isoform X4 codes for the protein MKNDCQKLPQEGGKGGGLRSCRSSKNGFIPTSFRALSRIMSSGASTVASTVKSAASAASAIVDRDNESTHCQVLWAGFDKIECEGRITRQVLLLGCWYGFQVWDVEEPDNVHNLVSKHDGPVSFMQILPKPISLKQHGDKFANSRPLLIICADGSFPGGSNASQGVTTPRNGTIHHSHDVTNSGFVPTVVWFYSLRSHSYVHHVKFRSVVHSVRCSSRVVAVLQASQIHCFNAATLERDYNIVTNPIVTGYSGSGNMGFGPLAVGPRWMAYTGNPVAVSNCGRVNPQHLTPSASFPTWGANGSLVAHYAKESSKQLAAGIVTLGDMGYKKLSRYYSELRPDGNGSQAGGAHLKIQGFTNGHLPEAESVGMVLVRDIVSKDLVTQFRAHKSPISSLCFDPSGILLVTASVHGHNINVFRIIPSLLKNSGANQASYVHLYRLQRGITDAVIQDISFSCDSRWIMISSSRGTNHLFAISPSGGSVSFQSSDAYLSARNNGSCVMAKTSGHWPPSGVQELNDQVICESGPPVTLSVVGRIRSGNNGWKNTVSGAAAAATGRTSSLSMAIASAFLYCKSNNHSFDPSLLVSNYCLLVFSASGCLTQYALRASPGMDSIAASPSLSTTCEPGVEPETKLIVEAIQKWNICQKLNHKEREDNVDIYGDFGNSDSSKIFPEGMRRENGKYHETIDKVKGKVSSEERQHMYISEAELHMHQPVTPLWARPEIYFQSILFNDISMDADGACGGEIEIERIPTRTVEARSKDLVPVYNYLQAPKIQQQSGDLNYF
- the LOC116008099 gene encoding autophagy-related protein 18f isoform X2, producing MKNDCQKLPQEGGKGGGLRSCRSSKNGFIPTSFRALSRIMSSGASTVASTVKSAASAASAIVDRDNESTHCQVLWAGFDKIECEGRITRQVLLLGCWYGFQVWDVEEPDNVHNLVSKHDGPVSFMQILPKPISLKQHGDKFANSRPLLIICADGSFPGGSNASQGVTTPRNGTIHHSHDVTNSGFVPTVVWFYSLRSHSYVHHVKFRSVVHSVRCSSRVVAVLQASQIHCFNAATLERDYNIVTNPIVTGYSGSGNMGFGPLAVGPRWMAYTGNPVAVSNCGRVNPQHLTPSASFPTWGANGSLVAHYAKESSKQLAAGIVTLGDMGYKKLSRYYSELRPDGNGSQAGGAHLKIQGFTNGHLPEAESVGMVLVRDIVSKDLVTQFRAHKSPISSLCFDPSGILLVTASVHGHNINVFRIIPSLLKNSGANQASYVHLYRLQRGITDAVIQDISFSCDSRWIMISSSRGTNHLFAISPSGGSVSFQSSDAYLSARNNGSCVMAKTSGHWPPSGVQELNDQVICESGPPVTLSVVGRIRSGNNGWKNTVSGAAAAATGRTSSLSMAIASAFLYCKSNNHSFDPSLLVSNYCLLVFSASGCLTQYALRASPGMDSIAASPSLSTTCEPGVEPETKLIVEAIQKWNICQKLNHKEREDNVDIYGDFGNSDSSKIFPEGMRRENGKYHETIDKVKGKVSSEERQHMYISEAELHMHQPVTPLWARPEIYFQSILFNDISMDADGACGGEIEIERIPTRTVEARSKDLVPVYNYLQAPKIQQQRMSGNNDQLLHIQRSEVSGKDNPMNSNLGYPHCTTNGCIEPYNGIEENGSNGCWMAPETTTKDIVYNSDSPKANTQLGFVNNSQISTKETQAKFVNNDIDGLKRKNHFEGEVEEFD
- the LOC116008099 gene encoding autophagy-related protein 18f isoform X3 is translated as MKNDCQKLPQEGGKGGGLRSCRSSKNGFIPTSFRALSRIMSSGASTVASTVKSAASAASAIVDRDNESTHCQVLWAGFDKIECEGRITRQVLLLGCWYGFQVWDVEEPDNVHNLVSKHDGPVSFMQILPKPISLKQHGDKFANSRPLLIICADGSFPGGSNASQGVTTPRNGTIHHSHDVTNSGFVPTVVWFYSLRSHSYVHHVKFRSVVHSVRCSSRVVAVLQASQIHCFNAATLERDYNIVTNPIVTGYSGSGNMGFGPLAVGPRWMAYTGNPVAVSNCGRVNPQHLTPSASFPTWGANGSLVAHYAKESSKQLAAGIVTLGDMGYKKLSRYYSELRPDGNGSQAGGAHLKIQGFTNGHLPEAESVGMVLVRDIVSKDLVTQFRAHKSPISSLCFDPSGILLVTASVHGHNINVFRIIPSLLKNSGANQASYVHLYRLQRGITDAVIQDISFSCDSRWIMISSSRGTNHLFAISPSGGSVSFQSSDAYLSARNNGSCVMAKTSGHWPPSGVQELNDQVICESGPPVTLSVVGRIRSGNNGWKNTVSGAAAAATGRTSSLSMAIASAFLYCKSNNHSFDPSLLVSNYCLLVFSASGCLTQYALRASPGMDSIAASPSLSTTCEPGVEPETKLIVEAIQKWNICQKLNHKEREDNVDIYGDFGNSDSSKIFPEGMRRENGKYHETIDKVKGKVSSEERQHMYISEAELHMHQPVTPLWARPEIYFQSILFNDISMDADGACGGEIEIERIPTRTVEARSKDLVPVYNYLQAPKIQQQRPKLLLKYDVHHLI
- the LOC116008099 gene encoding autophagy-related protein 18f isoform X1, yielding MKNDCQKLPQEGGKGGGLRSCRSSKNGFIPTSFRALSRIMSSGASTVASTVKSAASAASAIVDRDNESTHCQVLWAGFDKIECEGRITRQVLLLGCWYGFQVWDVEEPDNVHNLVSKHDGPVSFMQILPKPISLKQHGDKFANSRPLLIICADGSFPGGSNASQGVTTPRNGTIHHSHDVTNSGFVPTVVWFYSLRSHSYVHHVKFRSVVHSVRCSSRVVAVLQASQIHCFNAATLERDYNIVTNPIVTGYSGSGNMGFGPLAVGPRWMAYTGNPVAVSNCGRVNPQHLTPSASFPTWGANGSLVAHYAKESSKQLAAGIVTLGDMGYKKLSRYYSELRPDGNGSQAGGAHLKIQGFTNGHLPEAESVGMVLVRDIVSKDLVTQFRAHKSPISSLCFDPSGILLVTASVHGHNINVFRIIPSLLKNSGANQASYVHLYRLQRGITDAVIQDISFSCDSRWIMISSSRGTNHLFAISPSGGSVSFQSSDAYLSARNNGSCVMAKTSGHWPPSGVQELNDQVICESGPPVTLSVVGRIRSGNNGWKNTVSGAAAAATGRTSSLSMAIASAFLYCKSNNHSFDPSLLVSNYCLLVFSASGCLTQYALRASPGMDSIAASPSLSTTCEPGVEPETKLIVEAIQKWNICQKLNHKEREDNVDIYGDFGNSDSSKIFPEGMRRENGKYHETIDKVKGKVSSEERQHMYISEAELHMHQPVTPLWARPEIYFQSILFNDISMDADGACGGEIEIERIPTRTVEARSKDLVPVYNYLQAPKIQQQRRMSGNNDQLLHIQRSEVSGKDNPMNSNLGYPHCTTNGCIEPYNGIEENGSNGCWMAPETTTKDIVYNSDSPKANTQLGFVNNSQISTKETQAKFVNNDIDGLKRKNHFEGEVEEFD